The window GGGACAGGTAAGTTCGTCTTATCGAATGCAAATACTTTTACTTTCAGATCTAAAGCCAACGACTATCAGCATTTTCCACTTCTTTAGAATGAATTGTGGAAACGTACAGAATGGCGACTTTTAGCTGATATGGCCCAGCTAATTCACttataaggaaaaaatgcatTGATATGTAAATTGCGAATATGCTTCGTTATGAAATTCATCTGTACGAACATGCCATTCAGCCTTGAATTATGATGCTAGGTATTGCATGTGGTTTTAAAGATGCTGTTCCGTTATGATCTTGCTCTGAATTCAAACCAGCGGTCGACATTCAGGCTGGCAACAATGTGGATTTTTGGCAGTTTATCgtgtcttaaaaatattttctctatatcattaagaataacgcctgacaatatacatatactaagTTAACAGTGATAAGTTTTCAATAATGCAATTAGGATTTAGAGAATCAGAGTAATGAATAACAGTACATAATTCTGATAACCAGATAAATGAATAGTcgtcaaaaaataaatgtaatgagtCAGTatagatgaaataaagaaaaaaatgtaaaaaaatgtgtcCCATGTAAAAAGTAGAGAGATTAGTTTTGTCTGGAAAAATTGGGTTTTGATGGGCATTCGTAGCAATTTAGTTTAGTAGTTGAAAATTTAGAACTTTCACTCCATTTCTAACTGGAAAATCGCTGTCAATATactgccttgctgtcgaacttctgagtttcagaggtcctttattcctcacagcgTTGGACTATGAAACCGTCTCCCTGAAGAGGTTGTGCAATTGAAATACCCAACGTTCAAGCATAGATGCAACGCATTAcaaccctaaaacagttctccttgtcttttaaaaatttacttacatttttacatatttattcatttatttgttaatttatcttttatttttttttaataactgatctcttctttctgtttcctgttacttctttcaaatgaacaccatgtcctttggaagcttgaatttcaattaacggcccctgtgggcttgttccatatgaataggattcatttgctgaataacgataaaaataataatgacatgtGAGTCTGAAGTCAATTTTACCATTTTCCTGTCTAGTGCCGACGAATTACCGCCAATTTACTCACTACTGTGACTGTTATAATACTGAGTCCGTTTAAATAGTCAAGTTTTGTTCAGTTTCCCGtctatatatacatcaaatattcATAGTCCGCTGACTAAATATTCTCATACAAGCAAGTGACTTTTACTCATTTTTCTGTCTGTACACGGAATAATAAACAACAATTTACATTCTTGTTATTAGCATCAACACAAGGAAAGATCTCAGTTGGGTGCGCCGTGAGGGTCATGTTTGCAAGCGATAATTGGCAATCTGGCACCTCGATCATCCCTGGCCAACTCCTCGGAAATTCTCGCCTCCATGTCCTGTTTTTGGATGTTCCACCAAAACAGTCAGGTAAGCCTTCGTTTCCCGTGGGTATCTaggtatgtacgtgtgtgtgattCTATTAGAGGAATTTAGAAGTAATTATTGCCAAAACTAACGTAAAGATATTTTGGTTTTAATACACTGTGTTTGCAAATAAAAGCTGCACATCAAGACTACTGTAGTACTAATAAACTATTATAGTTTTTCTTACTGGTTTAAGTACTTACAAaagtttttagtattttgttcTGAAAGTATTTTTCGTTTAGGCCTAAGTATTTGCAACTCTTATCGTCAGTCCATAGATATATACATCTACAAATTTTTCATTTGGGCGGGGAGCGGAAGGCGCTATTCTACGGGACACGTTGGCCGCTGTATTGTCGATTCCCGTCCTTTACATAGCCCATGACTACCTTTAACAGCTCAAAAATGCTTTTCTTTGCCTTTATGATATACTGACTTGAACACTTTCTCCAGTTGTCAATAGGGACTAACCAACTGAATCGACTTTAAATTTTGTACTCTGCCCGTGAGAGGCGTGTATGTTGGACAACGTCCCTCGTTAAGGGAATATCATTAGCATAAAACGACCAATGCCTGAAATAGATGCGTTCTTTTTTGTAGGCCGAGGCAGAATTCATGAACTGCTGAcgtctcaaaaactgaaaaaagctcATCAAGTTCTCTTACTAACAACGACAGTTAAGGCCTCAGGTACGTATTATATTGATCACTTTATTGTCTGAAAAGGTTATATGTGAGTTAAGGAAGAAATAATCTTGCAAAGTACTGCCTTCTAAAGAATTGttacagattgcaaatagcaatAGGAACGATGTTTGATTCTGGAACGTTATTTAACATTGACTGatagataatttcattttcaagagtTGTTTTATTTATGACTTATAGCTAAACAAgcgaaaacaaattatttattggGTTTCTTTCATTCCACGTCAGATATaggttataaataaatttactattattattattattattattattattattattattattattattattattattattatatatcttacAAAAACTGGATGAATATAGAAACAGTAAAATGCAAATAGCTTCTATGTACTCTGATTTCTAATCACTTTCATTAAGATATTTTACATAGACAACAAAACCACATTTCCGCATAATACTGTCGATGTCAGGTGAGGTTGCCATGTACGGCAGGTGTCTCCACTGTGCAGCGAGGAAGGTAGGAATACTGTACCTAGATTCCTGGACTCCCGAGAAAGGATTCCTGAGACGGGTGGACATTCTACGCGAACTGTTcaggtagcatttttttttttttatcaaataaatcaaaacataaaacttaaaacatGTTTGACACGGAAAACAATAGCACTAGAATGGCGTTGTATgattttctttggtttctttcaaaataacataattatgaATCCAATTTAAATGAGAACATGACTAAATGTAATCTCGAACTCCACTTTAAACAAGAAACATGACTAATTCCTGTCATGAACTGTGTGCTTGTGTGCCTATTAGCACGATATATCGAGTACTAATGAAAAAAACTGGATAAAAGTGAGTTGAAAAATGACAGGACACTGATGGAGAAATGACAACGTATTGCCATTATAATCTCTCATTTTTAAGTGttccagttatttttaaaagaataaatcctGAAAACCCGAAGCGTAGATTCAGAAATAAagttcaatttttatatatttcgacAGTGAGTCTAATGATGCTCATGTGCTTTCGTATAATGTAAGGTTTCTTATCGTTTCCACCAACTAACCGCAATGGCATATAGGTGCGCTGCCtacagaatgttattattattattattattattattattattattattattattattattattattattattattattattatactggaaATGCTTTCAGTAATTTCCACGGCCATGTCTTCGAGACGGTTACAATGGACTTTGCCCCTTTCATCGACTACACGCGAACTATCGATGAACCTGGCGGAGTAACAATCCCAAAGGACTCCATGGACGTTCGCATCCTAAAGGAGGCGGCGAGGCTGTTCAACTTCTCTTTCATCATGCGTGAGCCTAAGGATAATCAGTGGGGGTTAGTACGAACGGAtgactcttttgttttttttttttttttctattattacttaGCGGAAGCCATGGGTGTCGATAGCGATCACGTAAATGTTGCCGCTCAGTTCCAGCTTTTTTCCTCAGCTCACGGCCTAGATCGTGGCTTAGCTTAGCTTTGGTTAGCTCAGCTTCGTTTGGCTTTACTTAACTTAGTTCGCATTCTTTTACTCTCCTCGAATATCTTCGTTTAGCTCGGCTTATTTTTGCTAAGCAACCCCATACTTTCCTTTCAAGGTACCTCCTCGAAAACGGTTCCTGGACCGGCACCGTGGGTACCATTCAGCGCTCCGAGGCCGATTTCTCCATGATGCTGTCCGTGACTTGGGAACGAACTTACGCCGTCACTTTCACGAGGGCCTATTACGTGGAACCAATGACATTCGTCATGAGAAAGCCGGGACCTCTACCCCAATGGCAAGCCCCTATCAAGCCCTTTACCTGTGAGTTTTAAGTGCACAATAGTGCTGGTGAAGTGACTGATACCAATTCTTCCTGATTCATTCAACTCTGACTAACATTTTGTGTCAACTTCTCTTAAGTATGGTCGTGGCTTTTTCCAGAGGTATaaaaagtcttcttcttcttcttcttcttcttcttcttcttcttcttcttcttcttcttcttcttcttcttcttcttcttccttcattcaTAACATCACTGACACCAGATTTAGGGAAATGTATTTGCTGCTGGTGTCAAATAATTTCTGATAGAAAAAGCTCCATTTATTTGTAAAGTGAACACGTGAAGTGAAAATCACTAAGTAAAAGATACTGAAAATTTACTAATTTCATATatttcgccaaaaaaaaaatcttttcaaagaGATTTTGCAGAGACTAGTTACTGGCAGAAAAGGTATTCATCATACGGAATACTTTGTTATAATATCCCAAACtagcaaaaaattttattaagaagCTCAAAGCTAATTAAAATGGTAGTATTTAATTTAGTAGAACTTCCAAATTACACTGTTATAGTTGTGATAAAgttatgaattaatgaaaaaagggGACGTATAATTTACCGGTCGCTTTTTCCAGATATATACGTATTTGTAATAACCATAAccacctcttaacttctcgatgtCTTCGCACTTTTtgcatacgcttgtcactacaaagccctcATCATCATTTCGAATTCAAGGCTTTGTGGTGACGAGCGTATCATAAAAATGTGACGATGATGATGTTAAAAGAgatgttaaaacaaaattatattaagagAGCAATTCTTTTCAATCGCTTTAACCAGGGGATACGTGGATCTACCTGCTCGTAGTGACTGTTTTCTCCGGACCACTGTTGTGGGTCATCTTCAAACTAACGCCGGCAAGAcacttcctggaggaggaggcAAAAAAGCCAAAAAGTAAGGCTTTAAATTCTGGGATCGCCATAGAAGAGCAGGATTTGAGTTTTGGCGAAGTCTGTTTGTATATGATAGCTCCATTGCTGGGTCAGCCTTCTCCGTTTTTACTGAGGTAGGTAACCGTATTCATTTAATTcgtgaagaatatatatagtGCAAAATAACAAGAGCGTAAATTTGCATGTCTGGTTTTCCCCTCTACCTTATTCAAATAGAAAAGTTACTCAACTAGCCAGTTTGattttataaagttatatataatttttctatagaccattaccattatatatatggtTTGCTTAAACCCTCTTGTGAGCTTCCCTAGCTATAACCTCTCTTCCCATGCCCCACCAAGAAGTGCTAAAAATTAGATTACTGCACCTACAGTACACACCACTCGACTTCTCAGAAGTTCGCCCAATTGTCTGTTAAGCATTGTGCTCCAGTGAAAAGAAGACaagaacacagagaaaatattgcaAAGTTTTTCACTATCGTAGAAAGAAAACACAAGTGACTGTATTTGTCAAAAACAGGTCCTCCAGCGGCAAAACCTTCTGCTGCCTGTGGTGGTTCTTCTGCTTTCTGGCGACGACCCTGTACAGAGGGAGTCTCATCGCCTGTCTCACCGTCCCAGAAGTCAGCCCAACTTTGGATACGCTTGAGGAACTGGCTGACAGCAATATTAAGTGGGGGATGCTTAACACTTACGGATCAGATTACCAGCTCTTCAGAGCATCAACTGTTAGTCTCATAGATTTGTCTTttacgttgatttttttttttttaagttaagtatatcttagtttaaccagacaactgagctggattagatttatttttacgtggctaagaaccgactggttgcctagcaacgggacctactttTGTTGTAGGGATGTGTACTTGGAAAACAGATTGGAACACTTATAGGCCATAAGCTGTCAAGTTTTATGTCTATGTTTCTCAGAAATTTCCCCTTAGTGGTCTCAACGAACTGGAATTTATCCCAGATGTTTAATCGATTTGGGCTGATTTTACCACCTCCGATTccgtgtgtatgagtgtatgtttgtgtgtgtgagtgtattatTGTCTCAGATCAGCTAAAGAAGAATGAGGCACAGACATCAATGTCTGGAAAGTATTATGCGttataagaaaggaaataatcgGCAAAAGATGTTAAAAGAACCACCTTCCAACAGGTTCCGGTGTACATGAAGCTATTTAAGAAGATGCACTTCCACGGCGAGCGCGATTCCATGGAACTAGTCCTGCGTGGCGGATACGCGTTCATTTCCTGGAAGACCTACTTCAGAAACATTATAGTGAGGGATTACTCCGACAAGAATAGACAGACGAAGGTCAGTTTAGTTAACTGGTTCATAGGAATGTGGCGCCACacaaaagagaaaggcagaaaaaagaaaagaaaggtcgGCTGGTCCTTCCTGGAACAATATCAAGGAAATGACTGGCAGTTAGATTATGTATATAACCTCTTCAGCATCTTTATCGTATTTTGTCTATttctttgaaatatcttgtattcaagttttatttatttattagtccTTAGTTTTTCTAGGTAGCGTTGCCTTTAATCacatttaaagttattttccagATTTTGCTTGACAAGATATTTGGTCAGAGGTTGCAATCAGACAGCGAGTAAAATAGGTAAATCTGTCTTATAGATCTGTTTCTTCTACAGCCGTCATTAGCTTCCGAAATGGCAGTTTTCTATGTCCCTTGCTGATACTCTTGTCCCTTACGTCTGTCCAATTCTCTCCCAGATTCGAATCGCTCGCGAAGAATTCTTTCCCGGAGGTTTCGGGTGGTCCTTTCCAAAGGGATCCCCCTACACGGAGAGTTTCGACCGCCTCTTCCAGCGCATCATAGAGGCCGGTCTGATCAAACAGTGGATGAAGGACCTGATTAGCCTCTCGGCCTCGGGATCTACTGCGTCTAcatcgtcgtcgtcctcctcctccagcgCCGCCGAGGGAGAAGAGAATAGCCTTCAGGCTTTCACAGTGTACCATCTGCAGGGCACCTTCTACTTGCTAGTGGGAGGCTATTCCCTTGCTGGGCTCGTTTTGATTGCAGAGATATTCTTCGGAAACAACAAATGAAAGGCTGGGAATCTTCCCCTTTGTGACAATGAAAGCGATggagaaaacaataattatgtgtaaataatatatatatatatatatatatatatatatatatatatatatatatatatatatatatatatatataaaattatatgtatatactaagaaatgaaatcaagaacATGCTTTCCACAACAGACAAGCATGGCTAATGGGTAACTATCATAAACTGCAATGAATACTGAATGTGTCTAATACTTCATTTCATCCCTGTTCTAAAActttatactactgtatatacgcATTTCCCAAAAGCCTATAAGATTCCAAAGGCTAATGACCTCTCGAACAACAACCTTTAATAGCCAACAAAATAGGAGCTTTTAGTGGACATCTAAACCAAGTAACCTTGCCATTCTCTTGTGGCAAAGGAATGGCCCTTCCAGCTCTTTTACCTCTATTCAAAGTCACCTCCTCTGTTTCCCTTCCCTACTTTGATACGCTGGCTCCTCCCTCTCAATTAATGGTGTAAGTGCCCCGTTCTGTCCTACTGGCAGAAACaatttaacattaatattgcacaataaaattataaaaacgccTTCTGTTGCATTATGCTTGGAGCTCACCAAAGCAGCTTCTGAACTCAAACTAAGTTTGATTACCGTAAGCTTATATATCCAACTTTCAATTGATAACCGTAggcctatatacagtacatccaaGCTTCAATAGATTGCGGTAGGCCTATTATATCCAAGCGTCCATGAAAATTATAGCAACGATGAtgaagataattatgatgattacCAAGGCCTTGATTAAGTCTAGTTACAATCGGTTGGTTTGTTGGTTGGTGTTATGGGGGATAAGAAATAAGAGGACTTATGTAGACCTCTGGACTCTAATTAAACAACAGAAACCAAATAGCAGTCTCCTTGCTGACGTATTAAAGGctggaaagaagaaatgaatgtatCTAAAAGGTATTCTTGTGGAAACGAATGTATGAAGATAGTTTTATGGagacaaatgtatttaaaatattttatagacaAATGTCTATAAATAAGCATGATTCTGTAGAgaagattatattaaaaaaaaacatatttttagaaattaGAGTATCTAaaacagtgattcttaaactggggggcgcgccccctaggggggcgccagaagcttccaaggggggcgcaagcagagttgccagatggtgcctattattttttaatttgtgatgttaattacaacattgccaaaaacgttatcactgcttccatatattttctaattattatctcaaaacatgccaaaaattcaaaatataaatcaattttaatttcaaatcttgtttatgaattgccttttattgttataagtataatagcatacaaatagacaacatattgtttatagattatagctGGCAGAAATTTCAGGGGCAGGGGGGCGTGGGATTTATACATAATGGAGAGGGGGGGCGCAagacaaaaaagtttaagaaccactgatctgaAAGATAGGTTTATGGAAACGAACGTTTTATGTTATTTCTACGAAAGTTAGGATACAACATATTATTTCTATGGGAATGTATCCAAAATGATTTCTAGAGAAGAGACAAATACGTACAGTACATGACACCCCAATTCACACTCGATCGTCGAAATTTTACCTGGTGTAATAATTCTCCATGAAAGAtaggtaaaaatgaaagaaatttcagaCGAGCACACGAAATTGAGGCACTGACGTCTTTATGACTATTTGAGACAATAtacctattcttttctttttaccaagAATCATTGCTGGAAGTCTGAATAATTAAGTGCTCCCATGAACAAAAAAATAGtgatgaaatatatgtatgttgagagagagatagagagagattaaacaaatacagtatgtataagaTAACATGTGATAACACACGTGACCAACTTACCATCATGATAAGACTGACAAACCACGCCACACTGATCGTTACGCTCTTTGAGGGAGAGCTTATGAgcacaaattaaacaaaagattgaggaaaatggaagaaacaaatattaaaatgtatgaaaattaatatttttataaaccaTCTTGAGTCAGATAACGCAATAAGGGTAATTTCTGGTAAGAACAGGGTTGAATACAGACTGCTGGAAGATGATAAAATATGTCAGATTTTTCGTGTCAGGTAGAAATCAATAGAAATCAACTTAATGTGCTTAAAATTAACGGTCCGTTCAAtcactgatattttttaaaaagctgCAGTGGAAAggtataatatataatgcatacgAGGTGCCTATGCAGTGTCCCAGCATTTTACGTAGCTATGAGTCTTTAATAGTTTGAATAAtgtgaatgtttcattgaaatgAGTTGgattaatattaaaacattattttgagtCTGAAGTTATGGAGCAAATTTACGATCTGACGTATTAAGTAATTTAACCACGCATGGGGAATTAATGGGATTATAGAAAGAACTAGATACGTGCTTGCTAAGGATTTGACATATTAGGACACATACCTTtggtaaaatcttatttttagcTTTTGATGCTATGTAGAGTGTTATACTGATTTTCCAAtcgtacaaaaatattttacctgagttttgaattaaatttccccaattgtttatttttcgtcaTCCACAGAGTGGCCTCAGTATACTATAAAGATCTAGACAGAAGAAAAGTGTAAACATTCAAAATGGCCGAGTATTTGGCATCGATTTTTGGCACTGAGAAAgataagtatgtatattatagCTTTTCTCTGTTTAAAAATTGTTTCCGAGTGTATTAAATCAGTCATGAATATATGCATGGTGTCCTTGTCCAGGTATTTTAAACAGAATTGATCGCAGTGCTacaaaattttgttaaatgaaaagGCTCCCCGTAGGGTTTTCTTCATCCTACCGGTAGCTTAGGATGATCTTGACATTTCATCTCCTTTTTTAATTGTAGCATCCACTCTCGACAACTATGTCGTAACTGGCTATAAGCTTTATGGTTTTGCTTTTGGTTACTATTTTAGAGTAGTGGAGATAAGCTAGTGTAAGTTGCTTATTAATTAATACCAACTTCGCCAACATGTCGagttaatcccttgtttatggctttgCCTGACTTGAGACCTGTCATGTACTCTAGCAATTTTAATCCGTCGTTTATGGTTTTGTCTGAGGCCTTGCATTTACTCTAGTAATTTTAATCCCTCGTTTATGGCTTTGCTTGAGATATGCCATTTAGTAATTTTAATCTATCGTTTATAGTTTTGCCTGAGACCTGTCATTACCCTTTTAACTTGAATCCGTCGTCTGTTTTGCCTGAGACCTATCTTTTACTCTAGTAATTTCAATCCCTCGTTTATGGCTTTGCCGGGGACCTGTCATTTAGTCATTTTAATCCCTCATTTATGGTTTTGTCTGAGACCTGTCATTTACTGTAGTTTCTGCTCTGGCTTTCCCTACTTTCCTGTCACACTGACAGCTTGAGCGCAACAATAGTTCTTTAAATAGATGGTTTGTTTAACATTAAGCCAGTTGAGTGACCTAAATGCCCTGTGCTGCCCACTTGTCACAGAACCTGAGGTTAGGTAGCGAAGGTTAAAAATTTTGCTGGTAATTCTAAGTATcagctccacgcctgtttttaccttggaaactggttttttctacacttttagggcttctgatactggcggtgcatttgtttgttgtcggccaaatggaatgtcccttcgccgtatTTAGAACTGGCGGGGGCGCGGTACCcctacattaacaagttattgcacttgccggacgggatatgaaccgtccCAAACAGACGTAACCGCGCTCCTCTGTCTGGTGAAGATCACGTATGaaaaccccttgttgggtgggcttctggggttaattacaggttaattacattccacaccccaaaaataacattaaattgtaaataagcaaccacaatactataagaaactgc of the Macrobrachium rosenbergii isolate ZJJX-2024 chromosome 16, ASM4041242v1, whole genome shotgun sequence genome contains:
- the LOC136846885 gene encoding ionotropic receptor 21a-like encodes the protein MSGEVAMYGRCLHCAARKVGILYLDSWTPEKGFLRRVDILRELFSNFHGHVFETVTMDFAPFIDYTRTIDEPGGVTIPKDSMDVRILKEAARLFNFSFIMREPKDNQWGYLLENGSWTGTVGTIQRSEADFSMMLSVTWERTYAVTFTRAYYVEPMTFVMRKPGPLPQWQAPIKPFTWDTWIYLLVVTVFSGPLLWVIFKLTPARHFLEEEAKKPKSKALNSGIAIEEQDLSFGEVCLYMIAPLLGQPSPFLLRSSSGKTFCCLWWFFCFLATTLYRGSLIACLTVPEVSPTLDTLEELADSNIKWGMLNTYGSDYQLFRASTVPVYMKLFKKMHFHGERDSMELVLRGGYAFISWKTYFRNIIVRDYSDKNRQTKIRIAREEFFPGGFGWSFPKGSPYTESFDRLFQRIIEAGLIKQWMKDLISLSASGSTASTSSSSSSSSAAEGEENSLQAFTVYHLQGTFYLLVGGYSLAGLVLIAEIFFGNNK